A part of Campylobacter magnus genomic DNA contains:
- a CDS encoding ribose-phosphate pyrophosphokinase, translating to MRGYKVFSGTANQELSRQIAKYLGIPLSEASIKRFSDGEISIQIGESVRGKDVFIIQPTCAPTDTNLMELLILTDALKRSSASTVTAVIPYFGYARQDRKAAPRVPITAKLVANMIETAGIDRVVTMDLHAGQIQGFFDIPVDNLYGTITFINYLKNKHLSNPIVASPDVGGVARARSLAKQLNLDLAIIDKRREKANESEVMNVIGDVNGKDVILIDDMVDTAGTLIKAAAAFKERGATSVTAFCTHPVLSGPAYERIAAGAIDELVVTDTIPLKEQNEHIKVISVAPLFAEVIRRVYHDESVNNLFM from the coding sequence ATGCGTGGTTACAAAGTATTTTCTGGCACGGCAAATCAAGAACTTTCTCGCCAAATAGCAAAATATCTAGGAATTCCACTAAGCGAGGCTAGTATAAAACGCTTTAGCGATGGTGAAATCAGCATCCAAATCGGCGAGAGCGTGCGTGGCAAGGATGTTTTTATCATCCAGCCAACCTGTGCGCCAACTGATACAAATCTCATGGAGCTACTCATCCTAACAGACGCTCTAAAAAGAAGCTCTGCTAGCACGGTGACGGCTGTTATCCCATACTTTGGCTACGCAAGGCAAGACCGCAAAGCAGCACCAAGAGTGCCAATTACTGCCAAGCTTGTAGCAAATATGATTGAAACTGCTGGCATTGATAGAGTAGTTACTATGGATCTTCACGCTGGGCAGATTCAAGGTTTTTTTGATATTCCAGTGGACAATCTTTATGGCACTATTACCTTCATAAACTACCTAAAAAACAAGCATCTCTCAAATCCTATCGTAGCAAGCCCTGATGTAGGTGGCGTAGCTCGTGCTAGAAGCCTAGCAAAGCAGCTAAATCTAGACCTTGCTATCATTGACAAACGCCGTGAAAAAGCAAATGAAAGCGAAGTTATGAATGTAATCGGCGATGTAAATGGCAAAGATGTGATTTTAATCGATGATATGGTAGATACTGCTGGCACTTTGATCAAGGCTGCGGCTGCCTTTAAAGAACGAGGGGCGACTAGCGTAACTGCCTTTTGTACTCATCCGGTGCTAAGTGGCCCAGCATACGAGCGCATCGCAGCAGGAGCGATTGACGAGCTAGTAGTAACTGATACAATCCCGCTAAAAGAGCAAAACGAGCATATAAAGGTAATTAGCGTAGCGCCGCTGTTTGCTGAGGTGATACGTAGGGTTTATCATGATGAGAGTGTAAATAATCTTTTTATGTAG